The following proteins are encoded in a genomic region of Deltaproteobacteria bacterium:
- a CDS encoding pyruvate ferredoxin oxidoreductase subunit gamma, with protein sequence MIEIRWHGRGGQGAVTSVEMLALAAIAEGKYAQGFPSFGPERRGAPVAAFTRIDDRQIKVRSGVYTPDVVIVLDPGLIGLVNVTEGLKPDGILIVNTPKSPDELKKELKFKGTVATVDATHIAREELKVPITNTTMLGAVVKAASPVKLKSMEGPITERFGKLAQRNINALKRAYKELKISKAA encoded by the coding sequence ATGATCGAAATTCGCTGGCATGGAAGAGGAGGTCAGGGCGCGGTTACATCCGTCGAAATGCTCGCGCTGGCCGCCATCGCGGAGGGGAAATACGCGCAGGGATTCCCCAGTTTCGGACCAGAGCGGAGAGGGGCTCCGGTGGCCGCCTTTACGAGGATCGACGACCGGCAGATCAAGGTCCGTTCCGGCGTTTACACGCCTGATGTGGTTATCGTTCTCGACCCCGGCCTGATCGGTCTCGTCAACGTCACGGAAGGACTCAAGCCGGACGGTATCCTGATCGTGAACACGCCCAAATCACCGGATGAACTGAAAAAGGAACTGAAATTCAAGGGTACCGTGGCGACCGTCGACGCGACCCACATCGCCCGGGAAGAGCTCAAGGTCCCCATTACCAATACCACCATGCTCGGTGCCGTCGTCAAGGCGGCGTCGCCGGTGAAGCTCAAATCGATGGAGGGCCCCATCACGGAACGGTTCGGAAAGCTGGCCCAGCGCAACATCAACGCACTGAAACGGGCATACAAGGAACTGAAGATCTCCAAAGCAGCATAA
- a CDS encoding 4Fe-4S binding protein, translated as MKKEKKWPEAWHEVKVGAMVFEPCSAREYLTGSWRAQRPQFNNLRCIKCGLCYIFCPEGCISQNAEGFFEADLDYCKGCGICAHECWPGAITMVEEG; from the coding sequence ATGAAGAAAGAAAAGAAATGGCCTGAAGCGTGGCACGAAGTGAAAGTGGGGGCCATGGTGTTCGAGCCCTGCAGTGCCCGCGAATACCTGACGGGAAGCTGGAGGGCGCAGCGCCCGCAATTTAACAACCTGCGGTGCATCAAATGCGGGCTCTGTTATATCTTCTGCCCCGAGGGGTGTATTTCCCAGAATGCCGAGGGATTTTTTGAAGCAGACCTTGACTATTGTAAGGGATGCGGGATCTGTGCCCATGAATGCTGGCCCGGTGCGATAACAATGGTGGAGGAGGGATAG
- the porA gene encoding pyruvate ferredoxin oxidoreductase: MAKRVGMEVAIAVAEAVGMCNVDVAACYPITPQSHIAEHLSDIVADGRSDTEYVTVESEHSAISVVAGASGTGARAYTATSSQGLMLMHEILPIISAMRLPICIAVANRAVSGPLNILNDHSDIIPQRDAGWIVMFSENGQEAIDLSIQSFKIAEREDVLLPVAVNIDGFQLTHMVEPVEFPEQKAINKFLPPRKPYATLHPDKVVTMGAFAMSDIFAEVMKAKDEALKNSKKAILEVWAEWERTFGRRYRPVETYKADDAETLLITMGSMGETAEIAVNELREKGLPVGLVKLRLWRPFPFEEFRAAVRKAKLLIVTDRAVSFGGPGGPVYGEIRSALYNEKERPDVYDYIIGLGGRDVAVDDFTAMVEKAVKDHKKGLKKDYEFYGVREK; encoded by the coding sequence ATGGCAAAGCGAGTTGGAATGGAAGTAGCGATAGCCGTAGCGGAAGCGGTCGGTATGTGCAACGTCGATGTGGCGGCCTGTTATCCCATCACCCCCCAGTCCCATATCGCGGAACATCTCTCCGACATCGTCGCCGACGGCAGGTCCGACACGGAATACGTCACCGTTGAATCGGAACATTCCGCTATCAGCGTCGTCGCCGGCGCCTCCGGGACCGGGGCTCGGGCCTACACGGCCACCAGTTCCCAGGGCTTGATGCTCATGCACGAGATCCTGCCCATCATCTCGGCCATGCGTCTTCCCATATGCATCGCCGTGGCGAACCGTGCCGTTTCGGGACCCCTCAATATTCTGAACGATCACTCCGATATCATACCCCAGCGGGACGCGGGCTGGATCGTCATGTTCTCGGAAAACGGGCAGGAAGCGATCGATCTGTCCATCCAGTCATTCAAGATAGCTGAGCGTGAGGACGTATTGCTGCCTGTGGCGGTCAACATCGACGGTTTCCAGCTGACACACATGGTAGAGCCCGTCGAATTTCCCGAGCAGAAGGCGATCAACAAATTTCTCCCGCCCCGGAAACCCTATGCGACGCTCCATCCCGACAAGGTGGTCACCATGGGCGCCTTCGCCATGTCAGATATTTTCGCCGAGGTGATGAAGGCAAAGGATGAAGCGCTGAAGAACTCCAAGAAAGCAATTCTTGAAGTATGGGCCGAATGGGAGCGCACCTTCGGGCGCCGTTACCGGCCGGTTGAAACCTACAAGGCCGATGACGCGGAAACCCTCCTGATCACGATGGGGTCCATGGGCGAGACGGCGGAGATCGCCGTGAACGAGCTCAGGGAAAAGGGACTGCCCGTCGGGCTGGTGAAGCTCAGGCTCTGGAGACCGTTCCCCTTCGAGGAGTTCAGGGCGGCCGTCAGGAAGGCGAAGCTGCTGATCGTGACGGACCGTGCCGTTTCCTTCGGCGGCCCCGGCGGTCCTGTCTACGGAGAGATCCGGTCGGCCCTGTACAATGAAAAGGAACGTCCCGACGTGTACGATTACATTATCGGACTCGGCGGTCGTGACGTGGCGGTCGACGATTTTACCGCCATGGTTGAGAAAGCCGTCAAGGATCACAAGAAAGGTCTGAAAAAAGACTACGAATTTTACGGAGTGCGTGAAAAATGA
- a CDS encoding pyruvate synthase subunit beta has translation MNTVANFDLFAPKLVDKNEYFSPGHRACQGCGEALAVRLICKALGEDAVIACATGCMEIVSSMYPNTAWGVPWIHVAFENAAAVASGVESALKVLRRKGRVPDRDVKVVGMAGDGGTMDIGLQALSGAMERGHNMLFVCLDNEAYMNTGIQRSSGTPMGASTTTSPAGKYSYGQKTWKKNVPEIMVAHRVPYVATACPSYPIDLINKVKKARNVQGPAYIHCFSVCPTGWRAPSEKTIALGRLAVETGMFPLYEVEDGKYRFTIKPEKLRPVGDYLKHQGRFRHLTPDIIEIMQERIYQEYNKLQDKVDNLHAWSELKV, from the coding sequence ATGAATACCGTAGCGAACTTTGACTTATTTGCCCCGAAGCTGGTCGACAAAAACGAATATTTCAGCCCCGGGCACCGGGCGTGCCAGGGGTGCGGTGAAGCCTTGGCTGTGAGGCTTATCTGCAAGGCCCTCGGAGAAGATGCGGTCATCGCCTGTGCCACGGGGTGCATGGAGATCGTTTCCAGCATGTATCCAAATACGGCCTGGGGGGTGCCCTGGATCCACGTGGCCTTTGAAAACGCCGCCGCCGTGGCTTCCGGTGTCGAATCGGCCCTGAAGGTACTTCGCCGGAAGGGGCGGGTCCCCGACAGGGACGTGAAGGTCGTCGGCATGGCCGGTGACGGGGGGACCATGGATATCGGGCTGCAGGCACTGTCCGGCGCCATGGAGCGGGGGCATAACATGCTCTTCGTCTGCCTCGACAATGAGGCGTACATGAACACGGGAATCCAGCGCTCCAGCGGGACGCCCATGGGCGCGTCGACGACGACATCGCCGGCGGGGAAATACAGTTACGGTCAGAAGACCTGGAAGAAGAACGTCCCGGAGATCATGGTCGCTCACCGGGTCCCTTACGTTGCCACGGCCTGTCCCAGCTATCCCATCGATCTCATCAACAAGGTAAAAAAGGCCCGGAATGTACAGGGGCCTGCGTATATCCACTGTTTCTCCGTGTGCCCCACGGGATGGCGGGCACCGTCGGAGAAGACGATAGCCTTGGGACGGCTTGCCGTTGAAACAGGTATGTTCCCCCTGTACGAAGTGGAGGACGGCAAGTACCGGTTCACGATAAAACCGGAAAAGCTGCGCCCCGTCGGGGATTATCTGAAGCATCAGGGAAGGTTCCGTCATCTTACTCCCGATATCATCGAGATCATGCAGGAACGGATATATCAGGAATACAACAAGCTGCAGGATAAGGTCGACAACTTGCACGCGTGGTCGGAGCTGAAAGTATAA